A DNA window from Streptomyces asoensis contains the following coding sequences:
- a CDS encoding proline dehydrogenase family protein: protein MLGPVILAASRSDRMRRLISAAPVTKQVVDRFIPGETVDDIVPVIEQLTARGLELTMDVVGEDITAPEQARAARDAYLALIDRLRDLGLGERVEMSVKLSMFGQALPSPTTAPIEGPSGPAPAFGGGHELALANVRPVVEAAAAIGTTVTLDAEDHTTLDSMFAIHEELRKDFPQTGCVIQAYLFRTEADARRLAASGSRVRLVKGAYKEPAEVAYQQKHEIDKAYVRILRTLMEGEGYPMIGSHDPRLISVAQELARKAGRKLDEYEFQMLYGIRGDEHLRLAAEGHRMRVYTAYGTDWYGYFMRRLAEKPANLRFFVRSMLTRG, encoded by the coding sequence GTGCTGGGTCCCGTGATTCTCGCCGCGTCGCGCAGCGACCGGATGCGACGCCTGATCTCGGCGGCCCCGGTGACGAAGCAGGTCGTGGACCGCTTCATCCCCGGTGAGACGGTCGACGACATCGTTCCCGTCATCGAGCAGCTCACCGCCAGGGGGCTGGAGCTGACGATGGACGTCGTCGGCGAGGACATCACCGCCCCTGAGCAGGCCCGCGCCGCCCGGGACGCCTATCTGGCGCTGATCGACCGGCTGCGCGACCTCGGTCTGGGCGAGCGGGTCGAGATGTCGGTGAAGCTGTCCATGTTCGGCCAGGCCCTCCCGTCGCCCACCACCGCCCCGATCGAAGGGCCCTCCGGGCCCGCCCCCGCATTCGGCGGCGGGCACGAGCTCGCCCTGGCCAACGTCCGGCCGGTCGTCGAGGCCGCCGCCGCCATCGGCACCACCGTCACCCTGGACGCCGAGGACCACACCACCCTCGACTCGATGTTCGCGATCCACGAGGAGCTGCGGAAGGACTTCCCGCAGACCGGCTGCGTCATCCAGGCCTACCTGTTCCGCACCGAGGCCGACGCCCGCCGGCTCGCCGCGAGCGGCAGCCGGGTCCGGCTGGTGAAGGGCGCGTACAAGGAGCCCGCCGAGGTCGCGTACCAGCAGAAGCACGAGATCGACAAGGCGTACGTCCGGATCCTGCGCACCCTGATGGAGGGCGAGGGATACCCGATGATCGGCTCCCACGACCCGCGCCTCATCTCCGTCGCGCAGGAGCTGGCCCGCAAGGCCGGACGCAAGCTCGACGAGTACGAGTTCCAGATGCTGTACGGCATCCGCGGCGACGAGCACCTGCGGCTGGCCGCCGAGGGGCACCGCATGCGCGTCTACACCGCCTACGGCACCGACTGGTACGGCTACTTCATGCGCCGTCTCGCGGAGAAGCCGGCGAACCTGCGGTTCTTCGTCCGCTCCATGCTCACCCGGGGCTGA
- a CDS encoding PucR family transcriptional regulator yields the protein MGENAVVTADNKGDYQELVDEISELLGAPATLENRDFELIAFGVYDSEDELDASALDPVRARSILTRRSTPAVRTWFEGFGITRASGPVHIPPTPEAGVFRGRVCLPVRHRGVVLGYVWLLDDDPGPTRAQLAAAMEVTVRIGALLADEALHGADLTRELRAALTAVSAWQGESAVADLRTALGARADGPHTVVCVAPWPSADPDDAPSLRTLPGATALCTVPWTAAGPCLAVLVRLRSADTLTPATSAAARLLERAPGAAAGVAAGRAGLEGIGAAWKEASMSARAALAEPRLGPVARWDSVGPYRLLTSLPPAAAEDPSVRPLLAPAHRELARTAEVYLDRAGQAGRTAAELGVHRQTLYYRLSRVEQLTGLDLDDGEDRLLLHMALKAARLP from the coding sequence ATGGGGGAGAATGCCGTGGTGACGGCCGACAACAAGGGTGACTACCAGGAGCTGGTCGACGAGATCTCCGAACTGCTCGGCGCCCCCGCCACCCTGGAGAACCGCGACTTCGAGCTGATCGCCTTCGGCGTGTACGACAGCGAGGACGAGCTGGACGCGTCCGCGCTGGACCCGGTGCGCGCCCGCTCGATCCTGACCCGCCGCTCCACACCCGCCGTGCGCACCTGGTTCGAGGGCTTCGGCATCACCCGCGCGAGCGGCCCGGTGCACATCCCGCCCACCCCGGAGGCCGGGGTGTTCCGGGGGCGCGTCTGCCTCCCGGTGCGCCACCGAGGCGTGGTCCTCGGTTACGTGTGGCTGCTGGACGACGACCCCGGCCCCACCCGTGCGCAGCTGGCCGCCGCGATGGAGGTGACCGTGCGGATCGGCGCCCTCCTCGCGGACGAGGCCCTGCACGGCGCCGACCTCACCCGGGAACTGCGGGCGGCGCTGACCGCGGTCTCCGCCTGGCAGGGCGAGAGCGCGGTGGCCGACCTGCGCACGGCGCTCGGGGCCCGTGCGGACGGACCGCACACGGTGGTGTGCGTGGCGCCCTGGCCGTCCGCGGACCCGGACGACGCCCCTTCGCTGCGCACCCTGCCGGGGGCGACGGCCCTGTGCACGGTGCCATGGACGGCGGCCGGGCCGTGCCTGGCGGTGCTGGTGCGGCTGCGTTCCGCGGACACCCTCACCCCGGCGACCTCCGCGGCGGCCCGGCTGCTGGAGCGGGCGCCCGGAGCGGCGGCCGGCGTGGCCGCCGGACGGGCCGGGCTGGAGGGGATCGGGGCGGCGTGGAAGGAGGCGTCGATGTCGGCGCGGGCCGCGCTCGCCGAGCCGCGCCTCGGCCCGGTCGCGCGGTGGGATTCCGTCGGCCCCTACCGTCTGCTGACCTCGCTGCCGCCCGCGGCCGCCGAGGACCCCTCCGTGCGGCCCCTGCTGGCGCCCGCCCACCGGGAACTGGCGCGTACCGCCGAGGTGTACCTCGACCGCGCGGGCCAGGCCGGCCGCACGGCCGCCGAGCTGGGCGTGCACCGGCAGACCCTCTACTACCGGCTGTCACGGGTGGAGCAGCTGACGGGCCTGGACCTGGACGACGGCGAGGACCGGCTGCTGCTGCACATGGCGCTCAAGGCCGCCCGCCTGCCCTGA
- a CDS encoding TetR/AcrR family transcriptional regulator: MGHREDLLEGARRCLLDKGFVRTTARDIVKESGTNLASIGYHYGSKDALLVQAYVSLIEGLGDSFDPGWGAGGGTSSEPGTLERFEEVWANVIRSLPEARAVWMLSLEVIIYSDRLQEVRKLLAEAQEQGRSGIVPMFNGVPEDRLDRETVDTEGRFYQTLLNGLMVQWLFDPDSATDAAQLTEGLRRVIAGARAARD, from the coding sequence ATGGGACACCGCGAAGATCTGCTGGAAGGCGCCAGGCGCTGCCTGCTGGACAAGGGGTTCGTGCGCACGACCGCACGCGACATCGTGAAGGAGTCGGGAACCAACCTCGCGTCCATCGGCTACCACTACGGGTCCAAGGACGCCCTGCTGGTGCAGGCGTACGTCTCCCTGATCGAGGGTCTCGGCGACTCCTTCGACCCCGGCTGGGGGGCGGGCGGCGGGACCTCGTCGGAGCCCGGGACGCTCGAGCGCTTCGAGGAGGTCTGGGCGAACGTCATCCGCTCCCTGCCCGAGGCGCGGGCCGTGTGGATGCTCAGTCTGGAGGTGATCATCTACTCCGACCGGCTCCAGGAGGTGCGCAAGCTGCTCGCCGAGGCCCAGGAGCAGGGGCGGTCGGGGATCGTGCCCATGTTCAACGGCGTCCCGGAGGACCGGCTCGACCGGGAGACCGTCGACACCGAGGGCCGCTTCTACCAGACCCTCCTCAACGGGCTCATGGTCCAGTGGCTCTTCGACCCCGACTCGGCCACCGACGCGGCACAGCTCACCGAGGGGCTGCGGCGGGTGATCGCGGGGGCGCGGGCGGCGCGCGACTGA
- a CDS encoding MFS transporter: MTNPTSTTTPPAVRAGRREWTALGVLMLPLLLVSMDVSVLYFAIPAISADLAPTGTQQLWIFDIYAFVLAGLLMTMGSLGDRIGRRRLLLIGAAAFGAASLIAAYADSAGTLIAARAVLGIGGATLMPSTMALIRTMFTDPGQRAKAIGLWSGVMTGGIALGSVMSGVLVEYFWWGSVFLVNLPAMVLLLVLGPVLLPESRDPAPGRFDWPSVPLSMAAVLPVIYGLKEIAAEGWHAAHVVPVTVGLLFAALFVHRQRTAADPMISPALFRRPGFAPAVVLNLVSSFGMLGSAFFTTQYLQSVLGRSALEAALWALLPSVPIGLAAPLATSLVQKGVDRAHVVTAGFVTGAAGYGLLALAGTDSMWLVLTACGVLASGIVMVLSQMTDLAMSAAPVERAGSASSLLETGAEFGGALGMAVLGSIGTALYRHDMPDSAPAEARETLGGALAVAGRLPGRTGDALATAAREAFTHGMQGAAIAGAVVLAAAGVAATATLRRSRVDDAE, from the coding sequence ATGACGAACCCGACGAGCACCACCACACCCCCGGCGGTCCGCGCCGGCCGCCGTGAATGGACCGCCCTCGGCGTCCTGATGCTGCCGCTGCTGCTGGTCTCCATGGATGTCTCCGTCCTCTACTTCGCCATCCCGGCGATCAGCGCGGACCTGGCGCCGACCGGCACCCAGCAGCTGTGGATCTTCGACATCTACGCGTTCGTCCTGGCGGGCCTGCTGATGACGATGGGCTCGCTCGGCGACCGCATCGGGCGCCGCCGGCTGCTGCTGATCGGCGCCGCCGCCTTCGGCGCCGCCTCGCTGATCGCGGCGTACGCCGACAGCGCCGGGACGCTCATCGCCGCCCGCGCGGTCCTCGGCATCGGCGGCGCGACCCTGATGCCCTCGACGATGGCCCTGATCCGCACGATGTTCACCGACCCCGGCCAGCGCGCGAAGGCGATCGGACTGTGGTCGGGCGTCATGACCGGCGGCATCGCCCTCGGCTCGGTGATGAGCGGGGTCCTGGTCGAGTACTTCTGGTGGGGCTCGGTCTTCCTGGTCAACCTGCCCGCGATGGTCCTGCTGCTCGTCCTCGGCCCGGTCCTGCTCCCGGAGTCCCGCGACCCCGCCCCCGGCCGCTTCGACTGGCCGAGCGTCCCGCTGTCGATGGCCGCCGTGCTCCCCGTGATCTACGGCCTCAAGGAGATCGCCGCCGAGGGCTGGCACGCCGCCCATGTCGTCCCGGTCACGGTGGGCCTGCTCTTCGCCGCCCTCTTCGTGCACCGCCAGCGCACGGCCGCCGACCCGATGATCTCCCCCGCCCTGTTCCGCCGTCCCGGCTTCGCCCCGGCGGTCGTCCTGAACCTCGTCTCCTCGTTCGGGATGCTGGGTTCGGCCTTCTTCACCACGCAGTACCTCCAGTCGGTCCTCGGCAGGAGCGCGCTGGAGGCGGCCCTGTGGGCGCTGCTCCCCTCGGTGCCGATCGGCCTGGCCGCGCCGCTGGCCACGTCGCTGGTGCAGAAGGGCGTCGACCGCGCCCACGTGGTGACCGCGGGCTTCGTGACCGGCGCGGCCGGCTACGGCCTGCTCGCCCTCGCCGGCACCGACTCGATGTGGCTCGTGCTCACCGCCTGCGGGGTCCTCGCCTCGGGCATCGTCATGGTCCTCTCCCAGATGACGGACCTGGCGATGAGCGCGGCCCCGGTGGAGCGCGCCGGTTCGGCGTCCTCCCTGCTGGAGACGGGCGCCGAGTTCGGGGGCGCGCTGGGGATGGCCGTGCTCGGCTCCATCGGCACGGCGCTCTACCGCCACGACATGCCGGACTCGGCCCCGGCTGAGGCCCGCGAGACCCTCGGCGGGGCCCTGGCGGTCGCCGGCCGGCTGCCCGGGCGCACGGGAGACGCCCTGGCCACGGCGGCCCGCGAGGCCTTCACCCACGGGATGCAGGGCGCGGCGATCGCGGGAGCGGTGGTCCTCGCGGCCGCCGGGGTGGCGGCGACGGCAACCCTGCGACGAAGCCGCGTCGACGACGCCGAGTGA
- the serA gene encoding phosphoglycerate dehydrogenase: MSSKPVVLIAEELSPATVDALGPDFEIRHCNGADRAELLPAIADVDAILIRSATKVDAEAIAAAKKLRVVARAGVGLDNVDVPAATKAGVMVVNAPTSNIVTAAELACGLLLATARHIPQANAALKNGEWKRSKYTGVELAEKTLGVVGLGRIGALVAQRMSGFGMKVVAYDPYIQPARAAQMGVKVLSLDELLEVSDFITVHLPKTPETVGLIGDEALRKVKPSVRIVNAARGGIVDEEALYSALKEGRVAGAGLDVYAKEPCTDSPLFEFDQVVATPHLGASTDEAQEKAGIAVARSVRLALAGELVPDAVNVQGGVIAEDVKPGLPLAERLGRIFTALAGEVAVRLDVEVYGEITQHDVKVLELSALKGVFEDVVDETVSYVNAPLFAQERGVEVRLTTSSESADHRNVVTVRGTLSDGEEVSVSGTLAGPKHLQKIVAVGEYDVDLALADHMVVLRYEDRPGVVGTVGRVFGEAGINIAGMQVARAVAGGEALAVLTVDDTVPAAVLAEVAEEIGATSARAVNLV; this comes from the coding sequence GTGAGCTCGAAACCTGTCGTACTCATCGCTGAAGAGCTGTCGCCCGCGACCGTGGACGCGCTTGGCCCGGACTTCGAGATCCGGCACTGCAACGGAGCGGACCGAGCCGAACTGCTCCCGGCCATCGCCGACGTCGACGCGATCCTGATCCGGTCGGCCACCAAGGTGGACGCCGAGGCGATCGCCGCCGCGAAGAAACTGAGGGTCGTCGCACGAGCCGGCGTCGGCCTGGACAACGTCGACGTTCCCGCCGCCACCAAGGCCGGCGTGATGGTCGTCAACGCCCCCACCTCCAACATCGTGACCGCGGCCGAACTGGCCTGCGGTCTGCTGCTCGCCACCGCCCGCCACATTCCGCAGGCCAACGCCGCGCTGAAGAACGGCGAGTGGAAGCGCAGCAAGTACACCGGCGTCGAGCTGGCCGAGAAGACCCTCGGCGTCGTCGGCCTCGGCCGTATCGGCGCGCTCGTCGCGCAGCGCATGTCGGGCTTCGGCATGAAGGTCGTCGCCTACGACCCCTACATCCAGCCCGCGCGCGCCGCCCAGATGGGCGTGAAGGTCCTCTCGCTGGACGAACTGCTCGAGGTCTCCGACTTCATCACGGTGCACCTGCCCAAGACCCCCGAGACGGTCGGTCTGATCGGCGACGAGGCGCTGCGCAAGGTCAAGCCGAGCGTGCGCATCGTCAACGCCGCCCGCGGCGGGATCGTCGACGAGGAGGCGCTGTACTCGGCGCTGAAGGAGGGCCGCGTCGCCGGCGCCGGCCTCGACGTGTACGCGAAGGAGCCCTGCACGGACTCCCCGCTGTTCGAGTTCGACCAGGTCGTCGCCACCCCGCACCTCGGTGCCTCGACCGACGAGGCTCAGGAGAAGGCCGGTATCGCGGTCGCGCGTTCCGTGCGCCTCGCCCTCGCCGGCGAACTGGTCCCGGACGCGGTGAACGTCCAGGGCGGGGTCATCGCCGAGGACGTCAAGCCCGGTCTGCCCCTCGCCGAGCGGCTCGGCCGCATCTTCACCGCGCTCGCGGGCGAGGTCGCGGTCCGCCTCGACGTCGAGGTGTACGGCGAGATCACCCAGCACGACGTGAAGGTGCTGGAGCTGTCCGCTCTCAAGGGCGTCTTCGAGGACGTCGTCGACGAGACCGTCAGCTACGTCAACGCCCCGCTGTTCGCGCAGGAGCGCGGTGTCGAGGTGCGACTGACGACCAGCTCCGAGTCGGCCGACCACCGTAACGTCGTCACCGTGCGCGGCACGCTCTCGGACGGCGAGGAGGTGTCGGTCTCCGGCACGCTGGCCGGTCCCAAGCACCTCCAGAAGATCGTCGCGGTCGGCGAGTACGACGTCGACCTCGCGCTCGCCGATCACATGGTCGTCCTGAGGTACGAGGACCGTCCGGGTGTCGTCGGCACCGTGGGCCGGGTCTTCGGCGAGGCGGGCATCAACATCGCCGGGATGCAGGTCGCTCGCGCGGTCGCGGGCGGCGAGGCGCTGGCCGTCCTCACCGTCGACGACACCGTGCCCGCGGCGGTGCTGGCGGAGGTCGCGGAGGAGATCGGCGCGACGTCCGCTCGTGCCGTGAACCTCGTCTGA
- the ilvC gene encoding ketol-acid reductoisomerase, which yields MAELFYDADADLSIIQGRKVAVIGYGSQGHAHALSLRDSGVDVRVGLHEGSKSKAKAEEQGLRVVTPAEAAAEADVIMILIPDPIQAQVYEESIAPNLKDGDALFFAHGFNVRFGFIKAPAGVDVALVAPKGPGHLVRRQYEEGRGVPAIAAVEQDATGNAFALALSYAKGIGGTRAGVIKTTFTEETETDLFGEQAVLCGGTSALVKAGFETLVEAGYQPEIAYFECLHELKLIVDLMYEGGLEKMRWSVSETAEWGDYITGPRIITDATKAEMKQVLAEIQDGTFAQNWMDEYHGGLKKYNEYKDADSEHLLETTGKQLRKLMSWVNEEA from the coding sequence GTGGCCGAGCTGTTCTACGACGCCGACGCCGACCTGTCCATCATCCAGGGCCGCAAGGTCGCGGTCATCGGTTACGGCAGCCAGGGCCACGCCCACGCGCTGTCGCTCCGTGACTCGGGTGTCGACGTGCGCGTCGGTCTGCACGAGGGCTCCAAGTCCAAGGCGAAGGCCGAGGAGCAGGGCCTGCGCGTGGTGACCCCGGCCGAGGCCGCCGCCGAGGCCGACGTCATCATGATCCTCATCCCGGACCCGATCCAGGCCCAGGTCTACGAGGAGTCCATCGCGCCGAACCTGAAGGACGGCGACGCGCTGTTCTTCGCCCACGGCTTCAACGTCCGCTTCGGCTTCATCAAGGCCCCGGCCGGTGTCGACGTCGCCCTGGTCGCCCCGAAGGGCCCGGGTCACCTGGTGCGCCGCCAGTACGAGGAGGGCCGCGGCGTCCCCGCGATCGCCGCCGTCGAGCAGGACGCGACCGGCAACGCCTTCGCGCTGGCCCTGTCCTACGCCAAGGGCATCGGCGGCACCCGCGCCGGCGTCATCAAGACGACCTTCACCGAGGAGACCGAGACCGACCTGTTCGGTGAGCAGGCCGTGCTCTGCGGCGGCACCTCGGCGCTGGTCAAGGCGGGCTTCGAGACCCTGGTCGAGGCCGGCTACCAGCCGGAGATCGCCTACTTCGAGTGCCTGCACGAGCTGAAGCTGATCGTGGACCTCATGTACGAGGGCGGCCTGGAGAAGATGCGCTGGAGCGTCTCCGAGACCGCCGAGTGGGGCGACTACATCACCGGCCCGCGCATCATCACCGACGCCACCAAGGCCGAGATGAAGCAGGTCCTCGCCGAGATCCAGGACGGCACCTTCGCCCAGAACTGGATGGACGAGTACCACGGCGGCCTGAAGAAGTACAACGAGTACAAGGACGCGGACTCCGAGCACCTGCTGGAGACCACCGGCAAGCAGCTGCGCAAGCTGATGAGCTGGGTGAACGAAGAGGCGTGA
- the ilvN gene encoding acetolactate synthase small subunit → MSKHTLSVLVENKPGILARIAALFSRRGFNIDSLAVGVTEHADISRITIVVSVDALPLEQVTKQLNKLVEVLKIVELEPGQAVHRELVLVKVRADNETRSQIVEIVQLFRAKTVDVSPEAVTIEATGSNDKLSAMLKMLEPYGIKELVQSGTIAIGRGARSITDRSLRALDRSA, encoded by the coding sequence ATGTCCAAGCACACGCTCTCCGTCCTGGTGGAGAACAAGCCGGGCATCCTGGCCCGCATCGCCGCCCTGTTCTCCCGCCGGGGCTTCAACATCGACTCGCTCGCCGTGGGGGTCACCGAGCACGCCGACATCTCCCGCATCACGATCGTGGTGAGCGTCGACGCCCTGCCGCTGGAGCAGGTCACCAAGCAGCTCAACAAGCTCGTCGAAGTGCTGAAGATCGTCGAGCTGGAGCCGGGGCAGGCCGTCCACCGGGAACTCGTTCTGGTGAAGGTGCGCGCCGACAACGAGACGCGCTCGCAGATCGTCGAGATCGTCCAGCTGTTCCGCGCCAAGACCGTGGACGTCTCCCCGGAGGCCGTGACCATCGAGGCCACCGGCAGCAACGACAAACTGTCCGCCATGCTCAAGATGCTGGAACCGTACGGCATCAAGGAGCTGGTCCAGTCCGGCACGATCGCCATCGGCCGCGGCGCCCGCTCGATCACGGACCGGTCGCTGCGCGCTCTCGACCGGTCGGCGTAA
- a CDS encoding acetolactate synthase large subunit, which yields MPMTEQATGAHPQPRPRSGGHSATVEHVTGAQSLIRSLEEVGADTVFGIPGGAILPAYDPLMDSTRVRHVLVRHEQGAGHAATGYAQATGRVGVCMATSGPGATNLVTPIADAHMDSVPLVAITGQVASKAIGTDAFQEADIVGITMPITKHNFLVTKAEDIPQVIAQAFHIASTGRPGPVLVDIAKDALQAKTTFSWPPAMDLPGYRPVTKPHAKQIREAAKLITAAKRPILYVGGGVLKAGATAELKVLAELTGAPVTTTLMALGAFPDSHPQHLGMPGMHGSVAAVTGLQKADLIVALGARFDDRVTGKLDSFAPFAKIVHADIDPAEIGKNRAADVPIVGDAREVIADLVQAVQKEHSEGQQGDYTAWWKDLSRWRDTYPLGYDQPTDGSLSPQQVIERIGQLAPEGTIFAAGVGQHQMWSAHFVQFEKPATWLNSGGAGTMGYAVPAAMGAKAGAPDQTVWAIDGDGCFQMTNQELTTCALNNIPIKVAIINNGALGMVRQWQTLFYNQRYSNTVLHSGPNDVNPEARGTRVPDFVKLSEAMGCYAIRCESPDDLDKVIEEANSVNDRPVVVDFIVHEDAMVWPMVAAGTSNDEILAARDVRPDFGDNEDD from the coding sequence ATGCCGATGACCGAGCAGGCCACCGGGGCCCATCCGCAGCCGCGGCCCCGATCCGGAGGACACTCCGCGACCGTCGAGCACGTGACGGGTGCGCAGTCCCTCATCCGTTCTCTCGAGGAGGTCGGCGCCGACACGGTATTCGGCATTCCCGGCGGCGCGATCCTTCCCGCCTACGACCCGCTGATGGACTCGACGAGGGTCCGCCACGTCCTGGTCCGGCACGAGCAGGGCGCGGGCCACGCGGCCACCGGTTACGCGCAGGCCACCGGCAGGGTCGGCGTCTGCATGGCCACCTCGGGCCCCGGCGCCACCAACCTGGTGACGCCCATCGCCGACGCGCACATGGACTCGGTGCCGCTCGTGGCGATCACCGGTCAGGTGGCGTCGAAGGCGATCGGCACGGACGCCTTCCAGGAGGCGGACATCGTCGGCATCACCATGCCGATCACCAAGCACAACTTCCTGGTCACCAAGGCCGAGGACATCCCGCAGGTGATCGCGCAGGCGTTCCACATCGCCTCCACCGGCCGGCCCGGCCCGGTCCTGGTCGACATCGCCAAGGACGCCCTCCAGGCGAAGACCACGTTCTCCTGGCCGCCCGCCATGGACCTGCCCGGCTACCGCCCGGTCACCAAGCCGCACGCCAAGCAGATCCGCGAGGCCGCCAAGCTGATCACCGCCGCGAAGCGGCCGATCCTGTACGTCGGCGGCGGTGTCCTCAAGGCCGGCGCCACCGCCGAGCTGAAGGTCCTCGCGGAGCTGACCGGAGCGCCGGTCACCACCACGCTGATGGCGCTGGGCGCGTTCCCCGACAGCCACCCGCAGCACCTCGGCATGCCGGGCATGCACGGCTCGGTGGCCGCGGTCACGGGTCTCCAGAAGGCCGACCTGATCGTCGCCCTCGGCGCCCGCTTCGACGACCGGGTCACCGGCAAGCTGGACAGCTTCGCCCCGTTCGCCAAGATCGTGCACGCGGACATCGACCCCGCGGAGATCGGCAAGAACCGCGCCGCCGACGTGCCGATCGTCGGAGACGCCCGTGAGGTCATCGCCGACCTGGTCCAGGCCGTGCAGAAGGAGCACAGCGAGGGCCAGCAGGGCGACTACACCGCCTGGTGGAAGGACCTGAGCCGCTGGCGCGACACCTACCCGCTCGGCTACGACCAGCCCACCGACGGCTCGCTCTCCCCGCAGCAGGTCATCGAGCGCATCGGACAGCTCGCCCCCGAGGGCACGATCTTCGCGGCGGGCGTCGGCCAGCACCAGATGTGGTCCGCGCACTTCGTCCAGTTCGAGAAGCCCGCCACCTGGCTCAACTCCGGCGGCGCGGGCACGATGGGCTACGCGGTGCCGGCGGCGATGGGCGCCAAGGCGGGCGCGCCGGACCAGACGGTCTGGGCCATCGACGGCGACGGCTGCTTCCAGATGACCAACCAGGAGCTCACCACCTGCGCCCTGAACAACATCCCGATCAAGGTCGCCATCATCAACAACGGCGCCCTCGGGATGGTCCGCCAGTGGCAGACCCTGTTCTACAACCAGCGCTACTCCAACACCGTGCTGCACTCCGGCCCCAACGACGTCAACCCGGAGGCCCGGGGCACCCGCGTCCCCGACTTCGTGAAGCTGTCGGAGGCCATGGGCTGCTACGCGATCCGCTGCGAGTCCCCGGACGACCTCGACAAGGTCATCGAGGAGGCGAACTCGGTCAACGACCGTCCCGTCGTCGTCGACTTCATCGTCCACGAGGACGCGATGGTGTGGCCGATGGTCGCCGCAGGCACCTCCAACGACGAGATCCTGGCCGCCCGGGACGTCCGCCCCGACTTCGGCGACAACGAAGACGACTGA